Genomic window (Parafrankia discariae):
GTGTTCTTCCACGTGGTGATGCGCCGCAACGCCACCCGTGAGATCGTCCAGGTCAACTTCCAGACCCACACCGGGCGAACCTGGGCGGTGTTCGGGAACCACTGGCCATCGCGGTCCGGGGGGCAGTACGAGTCCGCCGGCTACCGGGCCATCGCCGGGGAGACCCTGGCCTACTTCCACCAGCGGGTCCGTGAGGAACACGGCCAGGACACCCCGGCGCTGGCGATGGGTGACTTCAACGACGAACCGTTCGACACCTCCCTGGTCGCCCACGCCCTCTCGACCCGGCAGCCCGTCCGGGTGATCAACGCGGACACACCGCGGTTCTGGAACCTGATGTGGCCCGCCGCCGGCACCCCGGAAGGCACGTTCTACTTCCAGAACGAACCGAACCTGCTCGACCAGTTCCTCGTCAACGCCACCATGGCCCACCCCACCAGCCCCCTGCACGCCAACCCCGACAGCGTGCAGATCCTGCGCTTCCCCGAACTCGTCCACACCGGCGACTACCCACGACCCCGCCCCTTCGGCGGGATGGGCGCCACCGTCGATGAGACCGGCTACTCCGACCACTTCCCCATCGGGATGACCATCACCGAAACCGACTAACCTCCAGGGCCGCCATCACGCTCGTGGTGATCGGCTTTCGCTCATCGCAGGTTCCTCTGGTCAGG
Coding sequences:
- a CDS encoding endonuclease/exonuclease/phosphatase family protein; translation: MPTTYYLAWWNLENLFDEENSPRRTEKLARALGDDLAGWTPQLRDRKISQLASVIAQMNGGAGPDLLGVCEVENRFVLELLATAVADRLGDRRYEIVHADTDDARGIDVAFLYDPDLLTAPTGQVFFHVVMRRNATREIVQVNFQTHTGRTWAVFGNHWPSRSGGQYESAGYRAIAGETLAYFHQRVREEHGQDTPALAMGDFNDEPFDTSLVAHALSTRQPVRVINADTPRFWNLMWPAAGTPEGTFYFQNEPNLLDQFLVNATMAHPTSPLHANPDSVQILRFPELVHTGDYPRPRPFGGMGATVDETGYSDHFPIGMTITETD